From a region of the Nothobranchius furzeri strain GRZ-AD chromosome 12, NfurGRZ-RIMD1, whole genome shotgun sequence genome:
- the slka gene encoding STE20-like serine/threonine-protein kinase isoform X3 produces MVEIDILASCNHHHIVKLLDAFFFQGKLWILIEFCAGGAVDAIMLELERPLTEPQIRVVCRQTLEALIYLHENKVIHRDLKAGNILLSLDGDVKLADFGVSAKNTNSLQRRHSFIGTPYWMAPEVVMCETSKDRPYDYKADIWSLGVTLIELAQIEPPNHEMNPMRVLLKIAKSEPPTLMQPSRWSPEFRDFLRKALDKNVDNRSSAAQLLQHPFVTSVTDSRPLRELIAEAKAEVTEEIEDSKEEEEEEEPDTPVMAPGHKRGPSDVSMASSEEDKVPPTPSNLESVTEKTEAKPVEDRTSDKLSDEGLGASEIDKNEDEKLNEVSDASNEDLASGLIETSKDLGSQVLSSAEPEGAQTEEVSIDTVLFEPKELVDSQKPTTGVKDVEEHSETEDRVVEGEISQVSEEGKVQDDKCVEKSQDKPEETQTQMEAKSEDNTQANEEPEDSNNDTSIPKVTEDRMEDMNRVEAEHVDSEDVQSNLLNTNVNGDADIKTSVEESSAEAESENMSQSEEKRKGDVPEEPEQPSQENHATEEGEVQEQAPSEANTVSEEVRDASEVSEPAVTSKDDSVKEDKEKASSTDDTSQDAISVQESETGSETKMEHGSPSVTKLDVEKDSDSGSSSAADSNSLDLNLSISSFLSKSKEGGSISMQESKRQKKTLKKTRKFMVDGVEVSVTTSKIVTDNDAKSEEMRFLRRQELRELRLLQKEEQRAQQQLSDKLQQQKEQIYRRFEQETTAKKRQYDQEVENLEKKQKQTIERLEQDHTSRLRDEAKRIKTDQDKELSKFQNMLKNRKKEAFQEAGQTPRHMRKELMKRLKEDLSLLQASEEQEFLQKQQQELDGALKKIIQQHKLEIATIERDCLNHKQQLLRAREAAMWELEERHLQEKHQLLKQQLKDQYFMQRHQLLKRHEKEMEQMQRYNQRLIEELKNKQNQERVRLPKIQRSDAKTRMAMFKKSLRITVTAVMTPEQERERVKQFASQEDKRQKNERLHQQQKHENQMRDLQLQCDSNIRELQQLQNEKCHLLIEHETQKLKELDEEHSQEIKDWREKLRPRKKALEEEFTRKLQEQEVFFKMSGESECLNPTTQSRVSKFYPIPNLQNSGL; encoded by the exons ATGGTGGAGATCGACATTCTGGCCTCCTGCAACCATCATCACATCGTCAAACTGCTGGATGCCTTTTTTTTTCAAGGCAAGCTCTGG ATTCTGATCGAGTTCTGTGCCGGTGGTGCGGTCGACGCCATCATGCTGG AACTGGAGAGGCCCCTGACTGAGCCTCAGATCCGAGTGGTGTGCAGACAGACGCTGGAGGCGTTGATTTACCTTCACGAGAACAAAGTCATCCACCGAGACCTGAAAGCTGGAAACATTCTCCTCTCCTTGGATGGAGATGTAAAACTAG CTGACTTTGGGGTGTCTGCTAAAAACACCAACTCTTTACAAAGAAGACATTCTTTCATCGGCACGCCTTATTG GATGGCACCAGAGGTGGTGATGTGTGAAACGTCCAAAGACCGTCCGTACGACTACAAGGCCGACATCTGGTCCCTCGGGGTCACACTCATCGAGCTGGCACAGATCGAGCCACCCAACCACGAGATGAATCCCATGAGAGTGTTACTGAAAATAGCCAAGTCCGAGCCACCCACTCTCATGCAGCCCTCTCGCTG GTCTCCAGAATTTAGAGACTTTTTGAGGAAAGCTTTGGACAAGAATGTTGACAACAGGTCGAGCGCAGCACAGCTCCTACAG CATCCTTTTGTCACTAGTGTAACTGATAGCAGACCTCTCAGAGAGCTTATAGCTGAGGCCAAAGCTGAAGTCACAGAGGAGATTGAGGACAgcaaagaggaagaggaggaggaagagcccGATACACCTGTG ATGGCTCCTGGACACAAGCGAGGACCTTCAGATGTCAGCATGGCCAGCTCAGAGGAGGACAAAGTCCCACCAACTCCCTCCAACCTTGAATCGGTTACAGAAAAGACAGAGGCCAAGCCGGTGGAGGACCGAACCAGCGATAAGCTCTCTGATGAAGGGCTTGGAGCAAGCGAAATAGATAAGAATGAGGATGAAAAGCTCAATGAGGTGTCTGATGCCAGTAATGAAGACTTGGCTTCTGGACTAATAGAGACTAGCAAGGACCTTGGCTCACAAGTGTTGTCCAGTGCTGAACCAGAAGGAGCTCAAACTGAAGAGGTTTCCATCGATACTGTGTTGTTTGAGCCAAAAGAACTCGTAGATTCCCAAAAACCTACCACAGGTGTTAAAGATGTAGAAGAACACAGTGAGACAGAGGACAGAGTAGTGGAGGGAGAAATAAGCCAAGTAAGCGAAGAAGGAAAAGTTCAAGATGACAAATGTGTAGAAAAATCACAAGACAAGCCTGAAGAGACACAAACACAAATGGAAGCAAAATCAGAGGACAACACTCAGGCTAACGAAGAACCTGAAGACTCAAATAATGACACTTCTATACCCAAAGTGACAGAGGACAGAATGGAAGACATGAACCGTGTCGAAGCTGAACACGTAGACTCTGAGGATGTACAATCAAATTTATTAAACACAAATGTAAATGGAGATGCAGATATCAAGACAAGTGTGGAAGAGTCCTCCGCTGAAGCTGAATCAGAAAATATGAGTCAGTCAGAGGAAAAGAGGAAGGGTGATGTCCCAGAGGAGCCGGAGCAACCTTCACAAGAGAATCATGCAACAGAGGAGGGTGAAGTACAAGAACAAGCACCAAGTGAAGCCAACACAGTCAGTGAAGAAGTTAGAGATGCATCTGAGGTTTCTGAGCCAGCGGTTACTTCTAAAGACGACTCTGTCAAGGAAGATAAGGAGAAAGCTTCTAGCACAGATGACACCTCCCAAGATGCCATTTCTGTCCAAGAGAGTGAAACCGGTTCAGAAACCAAGATGGAGCACGGAAGTCCTAGTGTGACCAAATTAgatgtggagaaggactctgactcTGGAAGCAGCTCTGCTGCCGACAGCAACAGCCTTGACCTTAACCTGTCCATCTCCAGCTTCCTGTCCAAAAGCAAAGAAGGAGGCTCCATATCTATGCAG GAGTCAAAACGTCAGAAGAAGACTCTGAAGAAGACTCGCAAATTCATGGTAGATGGTGTGGAAGTCAGTGTGACCACGTCAAAGATCGTGACGGACAACGATGCCAAGAGTGAGGAGATGAGGTTCCTGAG GCGTCAGGAGTTGAGAGAGCTGCGCCTCCTTCAGAAAGAGGAGCAGAGGGCCCAGCAGCAGCTGAGCGAcaagctgcagcagcagaaagagcagatctACAGGCGCTTTGAACAGGAAACAACT GCAAAGAAACGTCAGTACGACCAAGAGGTGGAAAACCTggagaagaagcagaaacagaCGATTGAGCGTCTGGAACAGGATCATACCAGCCGGCTCCGAGACGAAGCCAAACGCATCAAAACGGACCAAGACAAAGAGCTGTCCAAGTTCCAAAACATGCTGAAGAACAGGAAGAAGGAG GCCTTTCAGGAAGCTGGACAGACACCCAGACACATGAGAAAAGAGCTCATGAAACGGTTAAAAGAGGACCTGTCCCTTCTCCAGGCTTCAGAG GAGCAGGAGTTCCtacagaagcagcagcaggagctggatggagctctgaAGAAAATCATCCAACAACATAAGTTGGAGATAGCCACCATCGAGAGGGACTGCCTCAATCACAAGCAGCAGCTGCTGAGAG CTCGAGAGGCAGCAATGTGGGAGTTGGAGGAGCGCCATCTGCAGGAGAAGCACCAGCTGCTCAAACAGCAGCTGAAGGACCAGTACTTCATGCAGaggcatcagcttctgaagcggcATGAAAAG GAAATGGAGCAGATGCAGCGCTACAACCAGCGTTTGATAGAGGAGCTGAAGAACAAACAAAACCAAGAGAGGGTTCGTCTTCCCAAGATCCAACGCAGTGATGCAAAGACTCGCATGGCCATGTTTAAGAAGAGCCTCCGCATCACCGTCACAGCAGTTATGACCCcggagcaggagagggagcgggTCAAACAG TTTGCATCACAAGAGGACAAGAGACAGAAGAACGAGCGACTTCATCAACAACAGAAACACGAGAACCAGATGAGAGATCTGCAGCTGCAGTGTGACTCCAACATCAGagagctgcagcagctgcag AATGAGAAGTGCCACCTTCTAATCGAGCATGAGACTCAGAAGCTGAAGGAGCTGGATGAAGAGCACAGCCAGGAGATAAAGGACTGGAGGGAAAAGCTGAGACCTAGGAAGAAG GCGTTGGAGGAGGAGTTCACCAGAAAGCTGCAGGAGCAGGAAGTCTTCTTCAAAATGAGCGGTGAATCCGAATGCCTTAACCCCACCACCCAGAGTCGAGTGTCCAAATTTTACCCCATCCCAAACCTGCAGAACTCCGGTTTATAG
- the slka gene encoding STE20-like serine/threonine-protein kinase isoform X1, translated as MSFFNFWKMFKLPEKKKKQYEHVHRDVDPEDIWEIIGELGDGAFGKVYKAQNKQNGTLAAAKVIDTKTEDELEDYMVEIDILASCNHHHIVKLLDAFFFQGKLWILIEFCAGGAVDAIMLELERPLTEPQIRVVCRQTLEALIYLHENKVIHRDLKAGNILLSLDGDVKLADFGVSAKNTNSLQRRHSFIGTPYWMAPEVVMCETSKDRPYDYKADIWSLGVTLIELAQIEPPNHEMNPMRVLLKIAKSEPPTLMQPSRWSPEFRDFLRKALDKNVDNRSSAAQLLQHPFVTSVTDSRPLRELIAEAKAEVTEEIEDSKEEEEEEEPDTPVMAPGHKRGPSDVSMASSEEDKVPPTPSNLESVTEKTEAKPVEDRTSDKLSDEGLGASEIDKNEDEKLNEVSDASNEDLASGLIETSKDLGSQVLSSAEPEGAQTEEVSIDTVLFEPKELVDSQKPTTGVKDVEEHSETEDRVVEGEISQVSEEGKVQDDKCVEKSQDKPEETQTQMEAKSEDNTQANEEPEDSNNDTSIPKVTEDRMEDMNRVEAEHVDSEDVQSNLLNTNVNGDADIKTSVEESSAEAESENMSQSEEKRKGDVPEEPEQPSQENHATEEGEVQEQAPSEANTVSEEVRDASEVSEPAVTSKDDSVKEDKEKASSTDDTSQDAISVQESETGSETKMEHGSPSVTKLDVEKDSDSGSSSAADSNSLDLNLSISSFLSKSKEGGSISMQESKRQKKTLKKTRKFMVDGVEVSVTTSKIVTDNDAKSEEMRFLRRQELRELRLLQKEEQRAQQQLSDKLQQQKEQIYRRFEQETTAKKRQYDQEVENLEKKQKQTIERLEQDHTSRLRDEAKRIKTDQDKELSKFQNMLKNRKKEAFQEAGQTPRHMRKELMKRLKEDLSLLQASEEQEFLQKQQQELDGALKKIIQQHKLEIATIERDCLNHKQQLLRAREAAMWELEERHLQEKHQLLKQQLKDQYFMQRHQLLKRHEKEMEQMQRYNQRLIEELKNKQNQERVRLPKIQRSDAKTRMAMFKKSLRITVTAVMTPEQERERVKQFASQEDKRQKNERLHQQQKHENQMRDLQLQCDSNIRELQQLQNEKCHLLIEHETQKLKELDEEHSQEIKDWREKLRPRKKALEEEFTRKLQEQEVFFKMSGESECLNPTTQSRVSKFYPIPNLQNSGL; from the exons ATGTCTTTCTTCAATTTTTGGAAGATGTTTAAGTTACCCGAAAAAAAGAAGAAGCAGTATGAACATGTTCACAGAGACGTCGATCCAGAAGACATTTGGGAAATAATTGGGGAGCTAGGAGATGGCGCTTTTGGCAAAGTGTACAAG GCGCAGAACAAGCAGAATGGGACACTGGCTGCTGCTAAAGTCATCGACACAAAGACAGAGGATGAATTGGAGGATTACATGGTGGAGATCGACATTCTGGCCTCCTGCAACCATCATCACATCGTCAAACTGCTGGATGCCTTTTTTTTTCAAGGCAAGCTCTGG ATTCTGATCGAGTTCTGTGCCGGTGGTGCGGTCGACGCCATCATGCTGG AACTGGAGAGGCCCCTGACTGAGCCTCAGATCCGAGTGGTGTGCAGACAGACGCTGGAGGCGTTGATTTACCTTCACGAGAACAAAGTCATCCACCGAGACCTGAAAGCTGGAAACATTCTCCTCTCCTTGGATGGAGATGTAAAACTAG CTGACTTTGGGGTGTCTGCTAAAAACACCAACTCTTTACAAAGAAGACATTCTTTCATCGGCACGCCTTATTG GATGGCACCAGAGGTGGTGATGTGTGAAACGTCCAAAGACCGTCCGTACGACTACAAGGCCGACATCTGGTCCCTCGGGGTCACACTCATCGAGCTGGCACAGATCGAGCCACCCAACCACGAGATGAATCCCATGAGAGTGTTACTGAAAATAGCCAAGTCCGAGCCACCCACTCTCATGCAGCCCTCTCGCTG GTCTCCAGAATTTAGAGACTTTTTGAGGAAAGCTTTGGACAAGAATGTTGACAACAGGTCGAGCGCAGCACAGCTCCTACAG CATCCTTTTGTCACTAGTGTAACTGATAGCAGACCTCTCAGAGAGCTTATAGCTGAGGCCAAAGCTGAAGTCACAGAGGAGATTGAGGACAgcaaagaggaagaggaggaggaagagcccGATACACCTGTG ATGGCTCCTGGACACAAGCGAGGACCTTCAGATGTCAGCATGGCCAGCTCAGAGGAGGACAAAGTCCCACCAACTCCCTCCAACCTTGAATCGGTTACAGAAAAGACAGAGGCCAAGCCGGTGGAGGACCGAACCAGCGATAAGCTCTCTGATGAAGGGCTTGGAGCAAGCGAAATAGATAAGAATGAGGATGAAAAGCTCAATGAGGTGTCTGATGCCAGTAATGAAGACTTGGCTTCTGGACTAATAGAGACTAGCAAGGACCTTGGCTCACAAGTGTTGTCCAGTGCTGAACCAGAAGGAGCTCAAACTGAAGAGGTTTCCATCGATACTGTGTTGTTTGAGCCAAAAGAACTCGTAGATTCCCAAAAACCTACCACAGGTGTTAAAGATGTAGAAGAACACAGTGAGACAGAGGACAGAGTAGTGGAGGGAGAAATAAGCCAAGTAAGCGAAGAAGGAAAAGTTCAAGATGACAAATGTGTAGAAAAATCACAAGACAAGCCTGAAGAGACACAAACACAAATGGAAGCAAAATCAGAGGACAACACTCAGGCTAACGAAGAACCTGAAGACTCAAATAATGACACTTCTATACCCAAAGTGACAGAGGACAGAATGGAAGACATGAACCGTGTCGAAGCTGAACACGTAGACTCTGAGGATGTACAATCAAATTTATTAAACACAAATGTAAATGGAGATGCAGATATCAAGACAAGTGTGGAAGAGTCCTCCGCTGAAGCTGAATCAGAAAATATGAGTCAGTCAGAGGAAAAGAGGAAGGGTGATGTCCCAGAGGAGCCGGAGCAACCTTCACAAGAGAATCATGCAACAGAGGAGGGTGAAGTACAAGAACAAGCACCAAGTGAAGCCAACACAGTCAGTGAAGAAGTTAGAGATGCATCTGAGGTTTCTGAGCCAGCGGTTACTTCTAAAGACGACTCTGTCAAGGAAGATAAGGAGAAAGCTTCTAGCACAGATGACACCTCCCAAGATGCCATTTCTGTCCAAGAGAGTGAAACCGGTTCAGAAACCAAGATGGAGCACGGAAGTCCTAGTGTGACCAAATTAgatgtggagaaggactctgactcTGGAAGCAGCTCTGCTGCCGACAGCAACAGCCTTGACCTTAACCTGTCCATCTCCAGCTTCCTGTCCAAAAGCAAAGAAGGAGGCTCCATATCTATGCAG GAGTCAAAACGTCAGAAGAAGACTCTGAAGAAGACTCGCAAATTCATGGTAGATGGTGTGGAAGTCAGTGTGACCACGTCAAAGATCGTGACGGACAACGATGCCAAGAGTGAGGAGATGAGGTTCCTGAG GCGTCAGGAGTTGAGAGAGCTGCGCCTCCTTCAGAAAGAGGAGCAGAGGGCCCAGCAGCAGCTGAGCGAcaagctgcagcagcagaaagagcagatctACAGGCGCTTTGAACAGGAAACAACT GCAAAGAAACGTCAGTACGACCAAGAGGTGGAAAACCTggagaagaagcagaaacagaCGATTGAGCGTCTGGAACAGGATCATACCAGCCGGCTCCGAGACGAAGCCAAACGCATCAAAACGGACCAAGACAAAGAGCTGTCCAAGTTCCAAAACATGCTGAAGAACAGGAAGAAGGAG GCCTTTCAGGAAGCTGGACAGACACCCAGACACATGAGAAAAGAGCTCATGAAACGGTTAAAAGAGGACCTGTCCCTTCTCCAGGCTTCAGAG GAGCAGGAGTTCCtacagaagcagcagcaggagctggatggagctctgaAGAAAATCATCCAACAACATAAGTTGGAGATAGCCACCATCGAGAGGGACTGCCTCAATCACAAGCAGCAGCTGCTGAGAG CTCGAGAGGCAGCAATGTGGGAGTTGGAGGAGCGCCATCTGCAGGAGAAGCACCAGCTGCTCAAACAGCAGCTGAAGGACCAGTACTTCATGCAGaggcatcagcttctgaagcggcATGAAAAG GAAATGGAGCAGATGCAGCGCTACAACCAGCGTTTGATAGAGGAGCTGAAGAACAAACAAAACCAAGAGAGGGTTCGTCTTCCCAAGATCCAACGCAGTGATGCAAAGACTCGCATGGCCATGTTTAAGAAGAGCCTCCGCATCACCGTCACAGCAGTTATGACCCcggagcaggagagggagcgggTCAAACAG TTTGCATCACAAGAGGACAAGAGACAGAAGAACGAGCGACTTCATCAACAACAGAAACACGAGAACCAGATGAGAGATCTGCAGCTGCAGTGTGACTCCAACATCAGagagctgcagcagctgcag AATGAGAAGTGCCACCTTCTAATCGAGCATGAGACTCAGAAGCTGAAGGAGCTGGATGAAGAGCACAGCCAGGAGATAAAGGACTGGAGGGAAAAGCTGAGACCTAGGAAGAAG GCGTTGGAGGAGGAGTTCACCAGAAAGCTGCAGGAGCAGGAAGTCTTCTTCAAAATGAGCGGTGAATCCGAATGCCTTAACCCCACCACCCAGAGTCGAGTGTCCAAATTTTACCCCATCCCAAACCTGCAGAACTCCGGTTTATAG
- the slka gene encoding STE20-like serine/threonine-protein kinase isoform X2, with amino-acid sequence MSFFNFWKMFKLPEKKKKQYEHVHRDVDPEDIWEIIGELGDGAFGKVYKAQNKQNGTLAAAKVIDTKTEDELEDYMVEIDILASCNHHHIVKLLDAFFFQGKLWILIEFCAGGAVDAIMLELERPLTEPQIRVVCRQTLEALIYLHENKVIHRDLKAGNILLSLDGDVKLADFGVSAKNTNSLQRRHSFIGTPYWMAPEVVMCETSKDRPYDYKADIWSLGVTLIELAQIEPPNHEMNPMRVLLKIAKSEPPTLMQPSRWSPEFRDFLRKALDKNVDNRSSAAQLLQHPFVTSVTDSRPLRELIAEAKAEVTEEIEDSKEEEEEEEPDTPVMAPGHKRGPSDVSMASSEEDKVPPTPSNLESVTEKTEAKPVEDRTSDKLSDEGLGASEIDKNEDEKLNEVSDASNEDLASGLIETSKDLGSQVLSSAEPEGAQTEEVSIDTVLFEPKELVDSQKPTTGVKDVEEHSETEDRVVEGEISQVSEEGKVQDDKCVEKSQDKPEETQTQMEAKSEDNTQANEEPEDSNNDTSIPKVTEDRMEDMNRVEAEHVDSEDVQSNLLNTNVNGDADIKTSVEESSAEAESENMSQSEEKRKGDVPEEPEQPSQENHATEEGEVQEQAPSEANTVSEEVRDASEVSEPAVTSKDDSVKEDKEKASSTDDTSQDAISVQESETGSETKMEHGSPSVTKLDVEKDSDSGSSSAADSNSLDLNLSISSFLSKSKEGGSISMQESKRQKKTLKKTRKFMVDGVEVSVTTSKIVTDNDAKSEEMRFLRRQELRELRLLQKEEQRAQQQLSDKLQQQKEQIYRRFEQETTAKKRQYDQEVENLEKKQKQTIERLEQDHTSRLRDEAKRIKTDQDKELSKFQNMLKNRKKEEQEFLQKQQQELDGALKKIIQQHKLEIATIERDCLNHKQQLLRAREAAMWELEERHLQEKHQLLKQQLKDQYFMQRHQLLKRHEKEMEQMQRYNQRLIEELKNKQNQERVRLPKIQRSDAKTRMAMFKKSLRITVTAVMTPEQERERVKQFASQEDKRQKNERLHQQQKHENQMRDLQLQCDSNIRELQQLQNEKCHLLIEHETQKLKELDEEHSQEIKDWREKLRPRKKALEEEFTRKLQEQEVFFKMSGESECLNPTTQSRVSKFYPIPNLQNSGL; translated from the exons ATGTCTTTCTTCAATTTTTGGAAGATGTTTAAGTTACCCGAAAAAAAGAAGAAGCAGTATGAACATGTTCACAGAGACGTCGATCCAGAAGACATTTGGGAAATAATTGGGGAGCTAGGAGATGGCGCTTTTGGCAAAGTGTACAAG GCGCAGAACAAGCAGAATGGGACACTGGCTGCTGCTAAAGTCATCGACACAAAGACAGAGGATGAATTGGAGGATTACATGGTGGAGATCGACATTCTGGCCTCCTGCAACCATCATCACATCGTCAAACTGCTGGATGCCTTTTTTTTTCAAGGCAAGCTCTGG ATTCTGATCGAGTTCTGTGCCGGTGGTGCGGTCGACGCCATCATGCTGG AACTGGAGAGGCCCCTGACTGAGCCTCAGATCCGAGTGGTGTGCAGACAGACGCTGGAGGCGTTGATTTACCTTCACGAGAACAAAGTCATCCACCGAGACCTGAAAGCTGGAAACATTCTCCTCTCCTTGGATGGAGATGTAAAACTAG CTGACTTTGGGGTGTCTGCTAAAAACACCAACTCTTTACAAAGAAGACATTCTTTCATCGGCACGCCTTATTG GATGGCACCAGAGGTGGTGATGTGTGAAACGTCCAAAGACCGTCCGTACGACTACAAGGCCGACATCTGGTCCCTCGGGGTCACACTCATCGAGCTGGCACAGATCGAGCCACCCAACCACGAGATGAATCCCATGAGAGTGTTACTGAAAATAGCCAAGTCCGAGCCACCCACTCTCATGCAGCCCTCTCGCTG GTCTCCAGAATTTAGAGACTTTTTGAGGAAAGCTTTGGACAAGAATGTTGACAACAGGTCGAGCGCAGCACAGCTCCTACAG CATCCTTTTGTCACTAGTGTAACTGATAGCAGACCTCTCAGAGAGCTTATAGCTGAGGCCAAAGCTGAAGTCACAGAGGAGATTGAGGACAgcaaagaggaagaggaggaggaagagcccGATACACCTGTG ATGGCTCCTGGACACAAGCGAGGACCTTCAGATGTCAGCATGGCCAGCTCAGAGGAGGACAAAGTCCCACCAACTCCCTCCAACCTTGAATCGGTTACAGAAAAGACAGAGGCCAAGCCGGTGGAGGACCGAACCAGCGATAAGCTCTCTGATGAAGGGCTTGGAGCAAGCGAAATAGATAAGAATGAGGATGAAAAGCTCAATGAGGTGTCTGATGCCAGTAATGAAGACTTGGCTTCTGGACTAATAGAGACTAGCAAGGACCTTGGCTCACAAGTGTTGTCCAGTGCTGAACCAGAAGGAGCTCAAACTGAAGAGGTTTCCATCGATACTGTGTTGTTTGAGCCAAAAGAACTCGTAGATTCCCAAAAACCTACCACAGGTGTTAAAGATGTAGAAGAACACAGTGAGACAGAGGACAGAGTAGTGGAGGGAGAAATAAGCCAAGTAAGCGAAGAAGGAAAAGTTCAAGATGACAAATGTGTAGAAAAATCACAAGACAAGCCTGAAGAGACACAAACACAAATGGAAGCAAAATCAGAGGACAACACTCAGGCTAACGAAGAACCTGAAGACTCAAATAATGACACTTCTATACCCAAAGTGACAGAGGACAGAATGGAAGACATGAACCGTGTCGAAGCTGAACACGTAGACTCTGAGGATGTACAATCAAATTTATTAAACACAAATGTAAATGGAGATGCAGATATCAAGACAAGTGTGGAAGAGTCCTCCGCTGAAGCTGAATCAGAAAATATGAGTCAGTCAGAGGAAAAGAGGAAGGGTGATGTCCCAGAGGAGCCGGAGCAACCTTCACAAGAGAATCATGCAACAGAGGAGGGTGAAGTACAAGAACAAGCACCAAGTGAAGCCAACACAGTCAGTGAAGAAGTTAGAGATGCATCTGAGGTTTCTGAGCCAGCGGTTACTTCTAAAGACGACTCTGTCAAGGAAGATAAGGAGAAAGCTTCTAGCACAGATGACACCTCCCAAGATGCCATTTCTGTCCAAGAGAGTGAAACCGGTTCAGAAACCAAGATGGAGCACGGAAGTCCTAGTGTGACCAAATTAgatgtggagaaggactctgactcTGGAAGCAGCTCTGCTGCCGACAGCAACAGCCTTGACCTTAACCTGTCCATCTCCAGCTTCCTGTCCAAAAGCAAAGAAGGAGGCTCCATATCTATGCAG GAGTCAAAACGTCAGAAGAAGACTCTGAAGAAGACTCGCAAATTCATGGTAGATGGTGTGGAAGTCAGTGTGACCACGTCAAAGATCGTGACGGACAACGATGCCAAGAGTGAGGAGATGAGGTTCCTGAG GCGTCAGGAGTTGAGAGAGCTGCGCCTCCTTCAGAAAGAGGAGCAGAGGGCCCAGCAGCAGCTGAGCGAcaagctgcagcagcagaaagagcagatctACAGGCGCTTTGAACAGGAAACAACT GCAAAGAAACGTCAGTACGACCAAGAGGTGGAAAACCTggagaagaagcagaaacagaCGATTGAGCGTCTGGAACAGGATCATACCAGCCGGCTCCGAGACGAAGCCAAACGCATCAAAACGGACCAAGACAAAGAGCTGTCCAAGTTCCAAAACATGCTGAAGAACAGGAAGAAGGAG GAGCAGGAGTTCCtacagaagcagcagcaggagctggatggagctctgaAGAAAATCATCCAACAACATAAGTTGGAGATAGCCACCATCGAGAGGGACTGCCTCAATCACAAGCAGCAGCTGCTGAGAG CTCGAGAGGCAGCAATGTGGGAGTTGGAGGAGCGCCATCTGCAGGAGAAGCACCAGCTGCTCAAACAGCAGCTGAAGGACCAGTACTTCATGCAGaggcatcagcttctgaagcggcATGAAAAG GAAATGGAGCAGATGCAGCGCTACAACCAGCGTTTGATAGAGGAGCTGAAGAACAAACAAAACCAAGAGAGGGTTCGTCTTCCCAAGATCCAACGCAGTGATGCAAAGACTCGCATGGCCATGTTTAAGAAGAGCCTCCGCATCACCGTCACAGCAGTTATGACCCcggagcaggagagggagcgggTCAAACAG TTTGCATCACAAGAGGACAAGAGACAGAAGAACGAGCGACTTCATCAACAACAGAAACACGAGAACCAGATGAGAGATCTGCAGCTGCAGTGTGACTCCAACATCAGagagctgcagcagctgcag AATGAGAAGTGCCACCTTCTAATCGAGCATGAGACTCAGAAGCTGAAGGAGCTGGATGAAGAGCACAGCCAGGAGATAAAGGACTGGAGGGAAAAGCTGAGACCTAGGAAGAAG GCGTTGGAGGAGGAGTTCACCAGAAAGCTGCAGGAGCAGGAAGTCTTCTTCAAAATGAGCGGTGAATCCGAATGCCTTAACCCCACCACCCAGAGTCGAGTGTCCAAATTTTACCCCATCCCAAACCTGCAGAACTCCGGTTTATAG